Proteins co-encoded in one Raphanus sativus cultivar WK10039 unplaced genomic scaffold, ASM80110v3 Scaffold0554, whole genome shotgun sequence genomic window:
- the LOC130502441 gene encoding protein RKD5-like isoform X2 — translation MAHSLTSLAIFQGVNHKEMIRSLHVYGSVEIEREFLFERKSRYVEKKAKPLFCSEGLRRPEISLGSVFGTWRCIFVFRSNHSLPQFPTLLCPSRNPKLVDVPNLANVLKSISELKPKKPSNVSDIEQCSSRVPYCNVDQPKPQKFVLKQDLNCLPDSETESEESEDDQTEHSESEILKKRRTPSQHVARLCLEDLSKYFGVPIVEASRKLNVGLTVLKKKCREFGIPRWPHRKLKSLDSLIHDLQEEAEKQRENNKAAAMVVAKKQKKLETEMRNIVERPFMEIQIETKRFRQDNFKKRHRASRAKKNQESLATSSST, via the exons ATGGCACATTCCTTGACCTCACTCGCCATTTTCCAGGGCGTCAACCATAAAG AGATGATTAGGAGTTTGCATGTCTACGGATCGGTTGAGATTGAGAGAGAGTTCTTGTTCGAGAGGAAAAGCCGTTATGTGGAGAAGAAAGCTAAGCCTCTGTTCTGTTCGGAAGGTCTTCGGCGGCCGGAGATCTCGCTAGGTTCGGTTTTTGGCACGTGGAGATGTATCTTCGTGTTCCGGTCTAACCACTCGCTTCCTCAGTTTCCTACTCTTCTCTGCCCTTCAAG AAACCCTAAACTGGTGGACGTCCCTAACTTAGCTAATGTGCTCAAGTCTATCTCCGAGTTAAAACCGAAGAAACCATCAAATGTTTCTGACATAGAACAATGCAGCAGTAGAGTCCCATATTGTAATGTTGATCAGCCTAAACCGCAAAAGTTTGTACTCAAACAAGATCTTAACTGCCTTCCTGATTCAGAAACTGAATCCGAGGAATCTGAAGATGACCAAACTGAACATTCAGAATCAG AGATATTGAAGAAGAGGAGGACACCATCCCAACATGTTGCTAGACTTTGCTTAGAAGATCTTTCCAAATACTTTGGTGTTCCTATCGTGGAAGCGTCTAGGAAACTCAATGTCGGTCTCACGGTCTTGAAAAAGAAATGCAGAGAGTTTGGGATTCCTCGGTGGCCTCATAGGAAGCTCAAATCTCTTGACAGTCTCATCCACGATCTTCAG GAAGAAGCAGAGAAGCAGCGGGAAAATAACAAAGCAGCAGCAATGGTGGTAGCTAAGAAACAGAAGAAACTGGAGACAGAGATGAGAAATATAGTTGAGAGACCATTCATGGAGATACAGATAGAAACCAAAAGATTCAGACAAGACAACTTCAAAAAAAGACATAGAGCTTCCAGAGCCAAGAAGAATCAAGAATCTCTTGCCACTTCCTCTTCAACTTAA
- the LOC130502441 gene encoding protein RKD5-like isoform X1, whose amino-acid sequence MAHSLTSLAIFQGVNHKEMIRSLHVYGSVEIEREFLFERKSRYVEKKAKPLFCSEGLRRPEISLGSVFGTWRCIFVFRSNHSLPQFPTLLCPSRNPKLVDVPNLANVLKSISELKPKKPSNVSDIEQCSSRVPYCNVDQPKPQKFVLKQDLNCLPDSETESEESEDDQTEHSESDVTTEILKKRRTPSQHVARLCLEDLSKYFGVPIVEASRKLNVGLTVLKKKCREFGIPRWPHRKLKSLDSLIHDLQEEAEKQRENNKAAAMVVAKKQKKLETEMRNIVERPFMEIQIETKRFRQDNFKKRHRASRAKKNQESLATSSST is encoded by the exons ATGGCACATTCCTTGACCTCACTCGCCATTTTCCAGGGCGTCAACCATAAAG AGATGATTAGGAGTTTGCATGTCTACGGATCGGTTGAGATTGAGAGAGAGTTCTTGTTCGAGAGGAAAAGCCGTTATGTGGAGAAGAAAGCTAAGCCTCTGTTCTGTTCGGAAGGTCTTCGGCGGCCGGAGATCTCGCTAGGTTCGGTTTTTGGCACGTGGAGATGTATCTTCGTGTTCCGGTCTAACCACTCGCTTCCTCAGTTTCCTACTCTTCTCTGCCCTTCAAG AAACCCTAAACTGGTGGACGTCCCTAACTTAGCTAATGTGCTCAAGTCTATCTCCGAGTTAAAACCGAAGAAACCATCAAATGTTTCTGACATAGAACAATGCAGCAGTAGAGTCCCATATTGTAATGTTGATCAGCCTAAACCGCAAAAGTTTGTACTCAAACAAGATCTTAACTGCCTTCCTGATTCAGAAACTGAATCCGAGGAATCTGAAGATGACCAAACTGAACATTCAGAATCAG ATGTTACTACAGAGATATTGAAGAAGAGGAGGACACCATCCCAACATGTTGCTAGACTTTGCTTAGAAGATCTTTCCAAATACTTTGGTGTTCCTATCGTGGAAGCGTCTAGGAAACTCAATGTCGGTCTCACGGTCTTGAAAAAGAAATGCAGAGAGTTTGGGATTCCTCGGTGGCCTCATAGGAAGCTCAAATCTCTTGACAGTCTCATCCACGATCTTCAG GAAGAAGCAGAGAAGCAGCGGGAAAATAACAAAGCAGCAGCAATGGTGGTAGCTAAGAAACAGAAGAAACTGGAGACAGAGATGAGAAATATAGTTGAGAGACCATTCATGGAGATACAGATAGAAACCAAAAGATTCAGACAAGACAACTTCAAAAAAAGACATAGAGCTTCCAGAGCCAAGAAGAATCAAGAATCTCTTGCCACTTCCTCTTCAACTTAA
- the LOC130502437 gene encoding probable serine/threonine-protein kinase CST encodes MGLFHSCLSSSSSSRAANTGLHSHASTNNHSNGIGFSSSTSTTAATTNSSVGPRSQFSEAVSESSGGIMSYSGQILASPNLKVYSFADLATATKNFKPESMLGQGGFGKVYRGWIDAKTLAPSKAGSGMIVAVKRLNSESVQGFAEWRSEVNFLGMLSHPNLVKLLGYCREDKELLLVYEFMPKGSLENHLFRRGEPFPWDLRIKIVIGAARGLAFLHGLQREVIYRDFKASNILLDSNYDAKISDFGLAKLGPSQEKSHVTTRIMGTYGYAAPEYMATGHLYVKSDVYAFGVVLLEVMTGLRAHNPKRPNGQESLVDWLRPELVNKHRVKHIMDKGIIGQYSSKVASEMGRITLSCIEPDPKNRPHMKEVVDVLEHIQRTNVVPDRSSTKSAVASSSRSSPHHYRYTYRAGAAGAERRRSSPRRFEVEKDMVA; translated from the exons ATGGGTCTTTTCCATTCATGCCTttcgtcttcctcttcatctAGAGCAGCCAACACAGGTCTCCACAGTCATG CCTCCACGAACAACCACAGTAATGGAATAGGGTTCTCGTCGTCAACGTCCACCACCGCCGCGACGACAAACAGCAGCGTCGGACCGAGGAGCCAATTCTCGGAGGCTGTTAGCGAGAGCTCCGGTGGGATTATGAGTTATTCCGGCCAAATATTGGCATCGCCAAATCTCAAAGTCTACAGCTTCGCGGATTTAGCGACGGCGACCAAGAATTTCAAACCGGAGTCGATGTTGGGTCAAGGAGGGTTCGGCAAAGTTTACAGAGGTTGGATCGATGCCAAGACTCTTGCTCCGTCTAAAGCCGGTTCCGGTATGATCGTCGCCGTCAAAAGATTGAATTCCGAGAGTGTTCAAGGCTTCGCAGAGTGGCGT TCAGAAGTTAACTTCTTAGGGATGCTTTCACACCCAAATCTTGTCAAGTTACTAGGATACTGCCGTGAAGACAAAGAGCTTCTGCTTGTCTACGAGTTCATGCCTAAAGGAAGCCTTGAGAATCATCTATTCAGAC GAGGCGAGCCTTTTCCTTGGGACCTAAGGATCAAGATTGTGATCGGTGCAGCTCGTGGCCTTGCGTTTCTTCACGGCTTACAACGAGAAGTCATATATAGAGACTTCAAAGCCTCCAATATACTTCTCGACTCG AACTATGATGCGAAGATTTCAGATTTCGGTTTAGCGAAGCTAGGACCATCACAAGAGAAGTCACACGTTACGACTAGGATCATGGGCACGTATGGTTACGCTGCTCCTGAATATATGGCGACAG GCCATTTATACGTTAAGAGTGACGTCTACGCCTTCGGTGTGGTACTACTAGAAGTAATGACCGGATTAAGGGCACATAACCCAAAGCGACCTAACGGACAAGAGAGTCTAGTCGACTGGTTAAGACCAGAACTCGTAAACAAACACCGAGTAAAACATATAATGGACAAAGGAATCATAGGTCAATACTCATCCAAAGTCGCATCAGAAATGGGACGCATCACACTCTCTTGTATCGAGCCAGACCCGAAAAACCGACCCCACATGAAGGAAGTAGTCGACGTACTCGAACACATCCAACGCACCAACGTCGTCCCAGACCGTTCTTCCACTAAATCCGCTGTTGCTAGCTCATCACGTTCCTCACCACATCACTATCGGTACACGTATCGAGCTGGTGCCGCGGGGGCTGAACGAAGGAGGTCTTCGCCTCGAAGGTTTGAGGTAGAGAAAGACATGGTTGCttga
- the LOC108841296 gene encoding uncharacterized protein LOC108841296, producing MSNPEKMKVDDGSEKEREDSSDEQSSDEESAMREIVLALPALSITSGTIGVSIAVDEEAEARLNEQAVVAAELVIAAAEEEVMKEKSDGKKKKVRRHRKTMKLNDDDEACGSSKGGGEATKKPRKKTSEFTNLPRGPPVCNVCGRAFHSWKAVFGHLRSHKDRNYRGFLPPPKFTPPIRSVMIPGPNSAFVRVVARGGSSGGVVAAGGVVASGGGGGGGATGGEGGRGGSGMDMNADRVEEDNQEVTESGTVAKFDLNKSPPKDDEEEEKTK from the coding sequence ATGAGTAATCCGGAGAAGATGAAAGTGGATGATGGTAGTGAGAAAGAGAGGGAAGATTCCTCCGATGAGCAGTCGAGTGATGAGGAATCCGCCATGAGAGAAATCGTTCTCGCCCTCCCTGCTCTATCGATCACCAGCGGGACCATCGGTGTTAGCATCGCCGTCGATGAAGAAGCAGAGGCGCGTCTGAATGAGCAAGCGGTCGTTGCGGCGGAGTTGGTCATCGCCGCGGCAGAGGAAGAGGTCATGAAAGAGAAAAGCGAcggaaagaagaaaaaagtgagGAGACATAGAAAGACTATGAAGCTCAACGACGACGACGAAGCGTGTGGTTCGAGcaaaggaggaggagaagcgACGAAGAAGCCGAGGAAGAAAACTTCGGAGTTCACTAACCTACCGAGAGGACCACCGGTTTGTAACGTCTGCGGACGAGCGTTTCATTCGTGGAAGGCTGTGTTTGGACATCTCAGGTCTCACAAAGACAGGAACTACCGAGGGTTTCTCCCGCCTCCTAAGTTCACTCCGCCGATTAGAAGCGTCATGATTCCAGGACCGAACTCTGCTTTTGTTCGTGTTGTTGCCCGAGGGGGGAGCTCTGGTGGGGTTGTTGCCGCTGGTGGAGTTGTTGCctccggtggtggtggtggtggtggtgctaCTGGTGGCGAAGGTGGGAGAGGAGGCTCAGGGATGGATATGAATGCGGATCGAGTGGAGGaagataaccaggaagtgacTGAATCTGGAACTGTAGCGAAGTTTGATCTTAACAAGTCTCCACCCAAAGATGACGAGGAAGAGGAGAAGACCAAGTGA
- the LOC108839274 gene encoding uncharacterized protein LOC108839274: MEGLDSVFLSDRTTHQPVRAVSLPSRIHPLSIKLRAALTRLNIWQRSSSSVSVSASFGSETLLVGLVNLTELYGCVHELLESPYVRNTLRHHQKGKLLNESLNGSVVLLDVCEAAREVILTMREHMMNLKSALRRKGSVEKEVRAYINVRKKAKKDISKHLIGLKKMETRDIVSNIDQDPAVASTSVLKVTIETSVSILRHLLLYLSTTPSPSPARKIKNIIGLLPIPLASSTLAVSDLIKEAKSLDDIFLGSIVDSRRTFSEVEKNKRRDIVEESFDDLEAELDSVFKCLVKNRVLFLNILSNC, encoded by the coding sequence ATGGAGGGTTTAGATTCAGTTTTTCTGTCTGATCGAACCACACACCAGCCGGTTCGAGCTGTGAGTCTTCCTTCAAGAATCCATCCACTATCTATTAAACTCAGAGCAGCCTTGACTCGACTCAATATCTGGCAAAGATCTTCTTCCTCAGTCTCAGTTTCAGCTTCTTTCGGGTCCGAGACGCTTCTCGTTGGACTCGTGAACCTCACCGAGCTCTACGGCTGCGTCCACGAGCTACTTGAGTCTCCTTACGTGAGAAACACTCTTCGTCATCACCAGAAGGGGAAACTTCTAAATGAGTCTTTAAATGGATCCGTTGTGTTGCTGGACGTGTGTGAGGCCGCAAGGGAGGTGATTCTCACGATGAGAGAGCACATGATGAATCTCAAATCAGCGCTACGTAGGAAAGGCAGCGTAGAGAAGGAGGTTAGGGCATATATTAACGTGAGGAAGAAGGCAAAGAAAGATATCTCTAAACACCTCATTGGGCTCAAGAAAATGGAAACCAGAGATATTGTTTCGAACATAGATCAAGATCCAGCGGTAGCATCCACGAGTGTTCTGAAGGTGACAATCGAAACCTCTGTCTCGATTCTCAGGCATCTATTGTTGTACCTATCGACAACACCATCACCATCTCCAGCAAGAAAAATCAAGAACATCATTGGGCTTTTACCAATTCCTTTGGCATCGTCCACATTAGCAGTATCTGATCTGATAAAAGAAGCCAAAAGTCTTGACGATATATTTTTGGGTTCTATTGTGGATTCGAGAAGAACCTTCAGTGAAGTTGAGAAGAACAAGAGGAGAGATATTGTTGAAGAGAGCTTTGATGATCTGGAGGCAGAGCTGGACTCTGTTTTCAAGTGCTTAGTCAAGAACAGAGTATTGTTCCTTAATATCCTAAGTAACTGTTGA
- the LOC130502439 gene encoding uncharacterized protein LOC130502439 has translation MPPKRGTKRTRTVRARVDAREVVDDQAPPVDVQTEGVPPVAPLIDQAALMQMVQAAATQAAQAAIQQVTQEAARVAAQEAARVAAQEVTRQLAAAQIPAPQIPQVPGQQIPGQQILPPPLPLPQVYPVHDERFYRLTSMMKNMGMEHFVGTLDPTAAYDWKLSLQRKLENIDCPPEFKLRLAMQYLRGDALVWWEGVRLNRGPDILTFADFIEEFDRKYFPKEAMDRKKRDFEHVSQGDLSIKQYEVKFNQLRRFVGGGIPEEELIRKFLDGMRLEFRNRCNVVTYYRLGDLVEKAAEQEAGWIEEQKLLKSVQTKSGKTTESQKKTWDQQETLSCARCHHHHNGECIRCHSCGRTGHMSRNCRFKPINSDFERQVVAQDKSSKDCYGCGQPGHMLRDCPTREHAEDLSPPKR, from the exons ATGCCCCCAAAGAGAGGAACTAAGCGTACTCGCACCGTGAGAGCCAGAGTTGATGCTCGCGAGGTTGTAGATGACCAGGCTCCACCAGTGGATGTTCAGACAGAAGGTGTGCCGCCAGTAGCCCCACTGATTGATCAGGCTGCACTCATGCAGATGGTTCAGGCAGCAGCTACGCAAGCTGCTCAGGCTGCCATTCAGCAGGTTACCCAGGAAGCAGCTCGGGTTGCTGCACAGGAAGCTGCTCGAGTAGCCGCACAGGAAGTTACCCGTCAGTTGGCTGCTGCTCAGATTCCAGCACCACAGATTCCTCAG GTCCCAGGGCAGCAGATTCCAGGCCAGCAGATTCTGCCACCTCCACTGCCACTACCACAGGTTTATCCAGTTCATGATGAGAGGTTTTACCGGCTCACAAGTATGATGAAGAACATGGGTATGGAGCATTTTGTAGGAACATTGGACCCTACAGCCGCTTATGATTGGAAGCTGAGTCTACAACGGAAGTTGGAGAATATTGACTGCCCCCCAGAGTTTAAGCTTAGATTGGCTATGCAGTACTTGCGTGGAGATGCATTGGTATGGTGGGAGGGAGTGCGATTAAACCGTGGGCCTGACATTCTCACTTTTGCAGATTTTATTGAGGAGTTTGATAGGAAGTATTTTCCAAAGGAAGCTATGGATAGAAAGAAGAGGGACTTCGAGCATGTGAGCCAGGGAGACTTGTCGATCAAGCAGTATGAGGTTAAGTTCAACCAGCTTCGCAGGTTTGTTGGAGGTGGTATTCCTGAAGAGGAGTTGATCAGGAAATTTTTGGATGGGATGCGTTTGGAGTTTCGCAACAGGTGTAATGTCGTCACTTACTACAGATTGGGAGACTTGGTGGAGAAAGCAGCTGAACAGGAAGCAGGTTGGATAGAGGAGCAGAAACTTCTCAAATCAGTTCAGACCAAGTCTGGAAAGACTACAGAGTCTCAGAAGAAGACATGGGACCAGCAAGAGACACTGAGTTGTGCTcgttgtcatcatcatcataatggAGAGTGCATAAGGTGTCATTCATGTGGACGGACAGGTCACATGTCGAGAAATTGCCGGTTTAAACCAATAAACTCAGATTTTGAGAGGCAGGTTGTTGCACAAGACAAGTCATCTAAGGATTGCTATGGTTGTGGTCAGCCAGGTCATATGTTGAGGGATTGCCCGACGAGGGAACATGCAGAAGATTTATCGCCGCCTAAGCGCTAA
- the LOC130502438 gene encoding uncharacterized protein LOC130502438, whose amino-acid sequence MTVKNQLRSISLPSRSHPSTTEIKEALNKVKAIDTTTGSSESILTALAGLEELYNCTEEFLKMGSTLRVMSTDGSEFMEEMLDGSLRLMDICNISRDLMVETHEHVRGVQSCVRRKKVAGGGTDQLDVAVSGYVKFRKNMRKEAKKLLGSLKKFDGVSTCSSPGVSEGQQDEHLAAVIDAMRRVVSVSVSVLKSFLEFLSGRQSNIKSKLTSVLKKKKNHHEETKNELESLDSTICCSRDDLQNKLEEVELSIDGFEKYLEGLFRRLIRARASLLNIISH is encoded by the coding sequence ATGACTGTCAAGAATCAACTAAGATCCATCAGTTTACCTTCAAGATCGCATCCGAGCACTACAGAGATCAAGGAAGCTCTTAATAAGGTTAAAGCGATTGACACCACGACGGGTTCTTCAGAATCAATCTTGACGGCATTGGCTGGTTTGGAGGAGCTCTATAATTGTACGGAGGAGTTTCTGAAAATGGGTTCGACGCTGCGTGTTATGTCGACGGATGGATCAGAGTTTATGGAGGAGATGCTTGATGGGTCTTTAAGGCTAATGGATATATGCAACATCTCTAGAGACCTCATGGTGGAGACTCACGAACATGTTCGTGGTGTTCAGTCATGCGTAAGACGCAAGAAAGTAGCCGGAGGAGGAACTGATCAACTCGATGTCGCCGTCTCCGGCTATGTCAAATTTAGAAAAAACATGAGAAAAGAAGCTAAGAAGCTTCTTGGATCCTTAAAGAAATTCGATGGAGTGTCGACATGTTCATCGCCGGGGGTAAGTGAGGGCCAACAAGATGAACATCTTGCGGCTGTTATAGATGCGATGAGACGAGTTGTTTCAGTTAGTGTGTCGGTGCTGAAGTCGTTCTTAGAGTTCTTGTCGGGACGACAAAGTAACATTAAGAGCAAGTTAACTTCCGTactaaagaaaaagaagaatcatCATGAGGAGACGAAGAACGAGCTGGAGAGTTTGGATTCAACAATATGCTGTTCTCGTGATGACCTACAAAATAAGCTTGAAGAGGTCGAGTTGAGCATTGACGGATTCGAGAAGTATCTAGAAGGTTTATTTCGAAGGTTGATAAGAGCACGAGCCTCGCTTCTCAACATAATTTCtcattaa